The following DNA comes from Cucumis sativus cultivar 9930 chromosome 7, Cucumber_9930_V3, whole genome shotgun sequence.
ACACGATagtgtaattctttttaacgatagaaaaaatatttcaaatctaacgattgtgttgaccatactaaatgatcgtgtagaCTATGGTAAGTGATCGCTTAGATCATATCCACATGATCGTGATggaaaaatgcttcaaatctaaaaagtCAGTGATAGACACTGATATGTTTCTATAAGTGGCATTGAAATAcagtgatagaagtttatccgTTTCTGTCATTGatagaatacaaaattttgctaaatattttaatttattttgctaattttaaaaatgctccttcgatattttaaactttgattaaacataaaatctcACGAAGTTTCAGAAAAAATATTCTCCTTTAAACATACTAAAACAGTAACTcgtaaaaaaaatctcacacCAATAGATCTATTAGAATGTGttagaatttatatatatataatatcgtTAAAGAACGGAcgtattttcaaatatagcaaaatgaaccaaaatatttacgatatatagcaaaattatatattatagataAATACTGATCGAGACTTATATTCATGTCTATCTAAATCACTGATAGATATTAATAGAAGTTTAACAGTACCTATAACGCTTGtattgtttataataatttcttaaatgaacaatttgtttttgtttttttgttttttttgtttctttgttttttttttttttttttttttttgtctttttaaatattgaacaaagcaataaaatatttatattgtatataacaatttcgaaaacgaaaaaaaccCACAGGCCCATAAtggaaaataccaaaaatgctCTTTGATGAATTGACGTCCAATGgacgtaatatatttggaaaatgatcatttagatttggataatcaaatctaaacacccagatctaaacaatttttttcaagattttttggtatgtgatcgtttagatttctCACACTATCATTTACtttaatcgtttaaatatGCGTAGTCCAatctaaatgaattttttcaacaaaaaaaattggtacGCGATTGTTTACATTTGACACAAAATCGTTTAGAAttgatagtttaaattatGGTAGCCAAATTTccacgatttttttttcacgatcttttatatttggcacacgatcttaaaaaatcaaataacagtttgaaaaaaatagcaaGATCTTGAagcaaataacaatttgaaaataatataaaaatttatcatagaaagaaaaagatgatgggaaggaaaagagaaaaaattaaagaggagaaaaaacaatggaaagaaaaagaagaattgcatagaaaagaatatgaaagcgaagaacaaatgaaaatatttttaataaattgaagaagagaaaaagatgatgggaagaaaaaatatcgcaaaagaggaaaagaaaaaatatcgcaaaagaggaaaagaaaaaaaaatcgtagaagataatagaagaaaaacgATGATATGAAAGAGCaaaccttaaatttttttaaaaaaatggtaaatttcgTGGCCTttaattcttcattttgtgatacgggttgtaaatattttatccgagtactatttatgaaagttaacctttttaaaaaaaaattaaataacataaagaaaacaaaaaaaaaaactggtGTAGTACAGAAAGACAAACCTTTAAAATTTAGTCTTCTCTCAATCATTAGTCTTacttagttaattaattgggTGTTTGCAaatgtaagtttttttaaaaaaagaaaataggtttGGATCAACAGGTGCACCTAAACATCTATGGTAGGTGGAACACCTCTTTAGCACCATATATCATTCCTACTTcattaatgattaaaaatagatACAAGAAGcagaaaaatatagaaagagCTAGAGAGAAGTCCAAACACcgaataaaaacaaataaacaaaagcatTATTGATAGTATGAAAAGAGGCGCATGGTTTATGTGTAATTAGTATATGGTTAACTAGTTTGATTATCTCAatgaacaatattttttatgaacaATATTAGTGTGTGTGCTCATATGCACATGGATATCTGTGTGAACATGTAAATAGATCTTTGATGgcaattctattttttttaacgttCAACTCATATGTTTCGTACTTATCATGATGTAGAGTTATAGATTATAtaagtaataatattttattttctctaccATAATGGAATAGTTGTAGATAGAacattgtaaaatataaatttttatttattgagttCACATCTCAAGTATTCTCCcttaaaaatttaactaaaatgttgaaagaaaaaaacaataaaatctcataaaaatACATGTTTTTTCAGATTGAAAGAATGTATCAAATAGCCAACTTTTTGTACTGCAGacacaaacttttaaaatcaattgaacTCAATTTTACATGTTGAATACAAACAATTGTTATCAACTAAACTAACTATGTAGGTCAAATACACACCATTATTATCCACCTAACTTAACTCAATTTTTACACcaaacaacattttatataCACATAAAAGTTGAGAGGACTCGAGTTGTCTTAGTTAGATATGTAtcatgtaatttttattttattttattttatttttgaaacaatatattaaagGTAGAGGAAATGTAAGTCACATCAACATATTTCAACTCAGTCGACCTATTCCTAACAAATATATGCATACTTCAATATCAAAAGCAATGCACTATTTTATTTccaaagaaatacaaaaggAAGGTAGATAGAGAATATCTCCAAACTTATATTCTATtaagagaaaacaaatgaaaataagagaCAGTTGTTATAATTAActgatatattaattaagaatttaaaaagcATTTCTTTGAAAATGTCAGAAAAAGGACTAAAAATTGtgaataaataagaataatatctacaaattaataattcaagATGGGATGGTTATCGTAAGATAAATCTTGggaaaaaatatagatttggtattgataaaaattaattaaactagcTAGTTTTTGAATTACTGTCAAATGCAAGCCaaccaaaaaataagaatgagACCTTTTTAAAACACACACTCAAATCTAAAAACTTACCTTTTgtgcatttttaaaaaatggtaattaacttttaaaataaaatttatttaagtaaAGTCAGACAAAAATATAAGTGGTTGTTTAAATATAGTGTAGGAAAAGGTTGTATTATTTATGTCTATTTGATACATGATTAACTAGTTTCATTatcttaataaataatatataatacttttatGAACAATGCTACTACTTGACACCCATGCATGCGTGGATGGGTGAACAACATATATCAACATATATTTAGATCTATGATGACAATCGTCCATATGTTAAACTCATATGCTCCAGGATCTCATGATATAGAGTTATATTGTAgatcatataaaataataacattttaatttgtctACAATAAATGTTATAGTCATAGGTAGGgcattgtaaaataaatttttatttattgagttCACATCTCAAACTTGTGTTAAGAATTTAGGAAAGTATGTGTAGTCATTGAATTGAATGGTAGAACACAAGgttaaagggaaaaaaacaataacaatttaaaagaacaaaaaaaaaaaaaaccccaaaaaAATGCATGCTcttttaggttaaaaaaaatgtatcaaatatCCATAACTGGACACAATTTGACTCTTCGTATCCCGACACAAAACTTTTTAGATCAAACAAACTCAACTCTATACTTTAAAACACAATCAATTATTATCAATTAAGTTCAGCTATACATGTTAAATAAAGACAATTATTACTAACCTAACTTTAACTCAACTTTACACCTCAAACAACTTTTCTATACGGACATAAAATTTGAGAGGACTCAAGCCCAAaccttaattaaatatgtcgATGACATAAAtcatgttatttaatttttattttattttttaaacaatatattaagGATAGAGGGAAGGAATGATCAACTCAAACTATCTCAACTAGATTGACATATTTTCACCCAAACTAAACAGGTATGAAATAAAAGGGATGCAGTATCtcaaaaagggaaaatacAAAAGAGAGGTCGGTAGGGATAggtattaagaaaaaacaaatgattaaGACAGTtgttataaattgatatattaattaagaatttaaaatcatttctcTCAAAAGGTcagaaaaaggaatgaaaaatgtgaataaataagaacaatatctacaaattaataattcaaaatgaaatcgTTATCATATgataaatcttgaaaaaaaatattaactaattaatatagGAATGACACTAGTGTATATTGAATGGAAAATAACGATGTTTTTAGGCggtgtttatttatttatttgttaggaATTGTTTATTTAGATCAcactaacaaaataaatagaaaaatatgtgAGAAAGAAAGGgggaaataagaaaaaaagatgtgtaataaagaaattgtagATATAACTCATGcaactcttttctttgtatagtgtaaatataacaaatataaaaatattttaatctgCTATATTTGCTAGTTTAAAAGTGTAAGTGACTTGAACCCTATTAtcgtaaattttctttttgctatttttataaattttctaaatattaatgagaattaatattaataaatgaagaTGTAAAAAAATGCTACTTtcttactatattttataaatacttttaatatttttttttgactatttataacatttcttccgataaaaataaattttcttataaattaaatatggtcaatttttattaattgtcaAAGCAAGCCTATTTTGGTGTAATTGCTTAATTTGAGGTTGACAATTCAAATCCCAAATCCCaatgtactaaaaaaaactaattaatcaatataggttgctttattatttttatcatcaattttgttagagatataactatttttttagaagaattattgtaaatgataaatttgttGTTAGATTGAAACTTCATAAAAgttctaataataaaatctaaaattttgctattttttataaatattttggttcattttgatatatttaaaaatatttaatgttattcttaaatctcaaattctcactcaaaaagaaaaaaaatcttataattaAGATTAGTAgtcaaaattattgttctttagtttaattagataaaaatattagttttattagtttcaaaaggtttatttataaatatagtaaaatcaaaatatttttaaaaaaatagtaagaaTATATCCCAATCTATAGATGGATTGAGATAGGGCAACATAGATTTTATGATAagttatgatattttgttatatttgtaaatgttttcaaaacgtttgttatttaaaataattttttctttcaaaatcactcaaaagaatatttttagtaatttaaaaacaattttaataatacgAAAAATGTGTTTACCAATGTAAAATTAATCattgaattgattttagaaaaattgcatcaaatgacaaaaacatttagaaaaaacagctcataacacctttttttttctcttcatattgtaaatatgttAACATTAATGATATCATATGGCTATCAAACGGTAATTATAGGACTATCGAAGAGCTGTCCGATGGTAATCATAAGGTTactagtttttaaattttttacttctccaatttagaaaatttattaatatgatctctattatcataaattaatttactatttttacaacCAACCCCTTAATTTTTAGTGGTTAAAAGGTGGGTTTGGAAGTGAAATAAATGGGAGATTGATTTCTAGATTGGAAAAAAGGGAGAAGGTCGACTCCAACAATAaagggaagagaaaaaaaaaaagaactattttGTATccatgtatattttttttacctttctattattttttaaaagttcatcaATGATGTTACAAAATAACTATATAAATAGAATTGCCAAAATCTTTTTTGGTTGACACAAAGACTCATCCCCTGCAAGAAAATGTTGAAGTCATCATGTGATCGTAAATCTAGATTTTGAATCTATCGATCTCAAGTTTGGGGTCtagaatattaaaacaaatacagACTAGCATATACAAAAACATACTGTTAACTatagataaattaaaacaagctAGGAAGAATTTAGATAAAAACACACCAAAAGCATATATgctttttatacttttattttatcataaattagTAGTAGTTTTCATTCCAATTGCATATAAAACATCCATACacataaacaataaacaagTGAGAGAGTAGATAGTTTGTTGAGATCGTAGATTATCTATGCACCCATTATCATAATTGCATCATCAAGGAAGACGAAAAAAAGATACGACCTCCTTCACATTTTTGGATGTATTTTCCAACACAATGGCGCTATAAAACCCCTGAAATGTGCGAGGATGATGAGCAAGTATGAGAAGGTTATAATAAGTGTTGCCACCCAAGAACACCGTAACGATCTGTCCATCTGCTACACTATTCAGTATCAAATGATCTTCTCCCTGTTCTTTTACTGCATACTCCGCCATCTCTATCACTTTTGGATCGTCTTTCAATATCGGATTACAGGAACCAATCACGATTGAAGGTCCAAATCCAGCAGTGTCCATGACTTTAAATtctcttcaaagaaaaattaaactcacTCGAAGAACTAGTAATGGTTTGTGGTATGTcctataattttgattaagactAGTTTGATATTTATAGTACATATCATACCAACTTAGTTCTATGATGAAACTTTGGTTTTTgatcattaattatattgttatattttttatgaacaATATTTGCGTGTATGCACCCATGCAAGCGTGGATGTATGAACATGTAAACTTTGTGTGTGAACATGTAAATGGTATGATGACAATCCTTATTTTTTGTGCATAGGTTAAACTCATGTGCTCCACCATCTTATGAATCTATAGTTATCGTGGAAAATTGTCGAGGataaaaagatttagaaaaaaacgTCTCATAACatctcttttttcatattgtaaaTTTGGCAAATATAACGGTAatctgtttttaaatttgctatttttgcaattttgaaaatataagtgatatggattttattatcataaattttttttagtattttttgtGAACTCtcctttataatataattttaatttatttataataaatgatataGTTGTAAGTAGGGCattgtaatattttcttttttattgagTCGTTCACATCTCAAATTTGTGTTAAGAATTTAGGAAAGTATGTGGAGTTGAACGGTATAGAACacgaaaaaataataactttttaaaaaaacccataAAAGTCCATGTTCTTCATAACTTAGCATAATTCGACTCTTTGCACCCGGATACAAAACttcttaaatcaaataaactcaATTCTACACTTTAAAACGCAATCAATTATTATCAACTAAGTTTAACTATTTATGTCAAACTCAACATTCTGCCTCAAACAACTTTTATGcgtatttataaaagttgataGGGTTCAAGCCGTATGaccatattatttttattttattttatttttaaaaaaataatatattaaaaatagagaaaaaatacgaatttaaatatttcaattaaattgaCATATCCGTGACAAAACTTCTAAACCTGCATAGTATAGTATGCATTatctcaaaaaagaaaaatacaaaagagtGGTAGCTAGAGAATTGGTCCAAAGTTATATTCtattaaaggaaaaacaaatgaCTAAGATAGTtgttataaattgatatattaattaagattttaaaaacatttctaTTCAAAGGTCAGAAAAACGACTGAAAATTGTGAATAAATAAGAACATTATCTATAAATTAATAGttcaaaatgaatttgttATCATGTgataaatcttgaaaaaaaataactatttaataTAAGAATGACACTATTAAATTGAATGGGGAATAACAATGTTTTAggaagtttttatttattttttatgtaaatatttttattttaaaagttagatcatactaactaaataaatagaaaaatatgtgGGAAAGAAAgggggaaaagaagaaaagaagatgtgTAATGAAGAAAATTGTGGATATAATTTTgggaaatcaaaataaaataataaacattttattcaaataattcaaagttcaaatattcgatgaaatattgatatattctttgatttatatttgaaaatcaaaaaatTTCACGTGGATATTACATATCTATGAATAGcttcaacatattttattttaataatgtttgaaaataaaaatgtcatcTACTTAGTCAAATATCAATTAGAAttactatttataaattatcatCATGCTCATCCAATCAACTTAACGTTTTAACATATGATTCCAAATACTTTGTCTTTTCATTCACTTCCATTGCTCCAATGTCACTATCTCAAAACTCATCAAAATAGATTATATGATTATATACATCATTCATGCTTGAAAGTATAGTAATATAACATattggattaaattaattagaactTTTGATAATTCCATTTGTTAATTTGCatcatcttttattattattaattattccTCTCGCAACAAATTTGTggattttgtaataatatagCTAGAGGACGAGAGGGAAAACATATTATATCTAATGTCACAATTGAATCACTGTCAAAtatttccaaagaaaaaaaaattgttgtatttCGGTTTGAgatgtgattttttattaaatacttatttaaatgacaaaacatatttttagtCGGTGAGATTTAGGATTAATGTCTATTTGGTCTTTGAAAACAAGCACTTCAGTCTCCATCACAAAACCACTCTTAAACATACATGCTAGAAAAGAACTATATAAATAGaattatcataatttgttCTAATTGATACAAAGGACTCATCGTGCAAGAAAATGTTGAAGTCATCATGTGGGCGTAATTCTAGATTTTGAATCTGTCTCAATTTTGGGTCTAGATAAATTAAAACGAGAGAGAATTTAGATGAAAACACACCAAAAGCATACCTgctttttatacttttattttatctaaatttgtACTACTTTTCATTCCAATTGCATGTATAACATGCATACACATAAACAAGTGAGAGAGAGTAGATAATTTGTTGAGATTGTAGATCATTGATGCATCCATCATCATTGCATCATTAACGAAGAGGAACAAAAGATACGACCTGCTTCACATTTTTGGATGTATTTTCCATCACAATGGTGCTATAAAACCCCTGAAATGTGTGAGGATGATGAGCAAGGATGAGAAGGTTGTAATAAGTGTCGCCACTCAAAAACACCTCAACGATCTGTCCAGCTTGTACACTGTTCAGGATCAATTCTTCTCCCTGTTCTTTCACTGCATACTCTGCCATCTCTATTACTTTTGGATCGTCATTCGGTATCGCATTCCAGGTACCAATCACGATCGAAGGTTGTCCAATTCCAGCGGCAGCCATGACCTtgatttctctttaaaaaaaaaaagtaaaccgGCCACTTGAAGAAAGATAGTAATATGGTTTGTGGTAtgttctaaattttgattaacACACTAGGTTGGTATTTATAGTACATATCATACAAACTTAGTtctattatgaaatttggtttttgttaatcattaattaataattaaagaggTTTTGGGAAACGTTACCACGTTTTGTTGTggtgtttttttattgattactTCACAAAGATGCTAAGTTGGTTAGGTCAATGAAATGAAAACCTAATTCATCTTTTAAGTCGGCTTTCACACCCaacccttttcctttttctttttttcttttttttttttcgaacttataatattatttaatagtttattttcaaatatagaaaaataattaaaattgtcaCGACGTGATCGCTACACGGAGCAACCGACCTCCatcgtttatttaattttaataaataaatagttttagagtcgccaccaaccatATCAGGGTGTGATTGGTTacccaaaaaggaaaaataaattgtctccataaattgagaaatttaagTTCGGAAGTCGGTTGTGTGTAGGTAAAGTattagcaccctacaacacccacaaaatggttacccaattttatcttttaaattaaattatagaggttcacaaaacaaagtttttatttaggttttgtttaaatgtctcatgtttatgaattcatatcgaagaagataaaacctaagcatgaattgataattatggaTGGCATAAGAGccattaaaaaaaggaagtttatttttgttttaaaatatttttattcaccttaagaatattaagataccaaaatttgatattttaatctctatcatagctgtttaattagaaatttcatgtatctaagaattaataaattcgtAGAAAATATTAgtcagtctcatttaaaatatgaaatctgtttatttaaaaacaatctattaactaaattcaaacggagaaatttgatgtattcataaaatttaaatcataaaatccataaaaaaataatacttttaaatatagaaaaataattaaaataataataaaatagagataactatttgaaatatagattctaaaaaatttgaaatttaaccctttctaaactaaaatgatatccctaatttaataaatagtttgatgGTTTAGTGTCAAGTTgtctcttatatatatatataaataaagaagatgaagatgtgATTGAGGATAAAGATTAGTTAAATGCTTATCTAAACTTGTAGAGGCTTCTTTAGatgattttagaatttgtcaactaacttttaattaaactattgattaagttttaattaaatttgttcaCAAATTTCACTaggataaatatatattttttaaattacaacctATAAAATTATTCATGTGTACAACAACTTGATAAGATGAAACgttatttaataatatgtgtagagtttttaatatatattaaatagtaatgtagtttttttttttttaatttccaattGGGCGGCCCCTAAATTTGTGTgttgtttttttgaaatgtctaacatgttttcatttcttatttcttgttttgatttctcgtttaatgtttttgtaaaatgaaagttggtttttattaatcttcttttttttctctttcatacaaatttgttttgtattcTCTCTcccatttgttttttatttattatttttcatatatattttaatttatttgttctatttaaattttatttataagtaattttttaaattcttgttttctaatttaatactattttatttttctttctaacaCAGAAAAAcctatttttctataaaaaaaaaaaaattgattcaatATGGTTGTTATTGAAACTTATCTAtgtttatgttaatttttcaagaactatttatgaaattagtgttctttcaaaactatttagtGAAATAATGCagtttttattcttcttcattttggtCCAGTCttgattctattttttttaaaaaaaaatctccatctttatagtttaattttttaatttaattaaaatgtgaatTAGATAAAATGTGACAAACAAGTGGTAAGGAATTAGTTAAAATgtgttgaattaaatttttttaaaatatattaaattaagaattaaaaaaatgttgtggTCAtcgttttaaataaaaattattttaattaatttaatcttctctcatattttaattaatattaatttattttcctccCTCTAATGAAAAAAACCCACTTTGTCTCAAAT
Coding sequences within:
- the LOC116405126 gene encoding uncharacterized protein LOC116405126, coding for MDTAGFGPSIVIGSCNPILKDDPKVIEMAEYAVKEQGEDHLILNSVADGQIVTVFLGGNTYYNLLILAHHPRTFQGFYSAIVLENTSKNVKEVVSFFRLP